Proteins encoded by one window of Antechinus flavipes isolate AdamAnt ecotype Samford, QLD, Australia chromosome 4, AdamAnt_v2, whole genome shotgun sequence:
- the DUSP12 gene encoding dual specificity protein phosphatase 12, giving the protein MAAPELLEVRPGLYLGGAAANERSRLREAGVTAVLTVDTEEPAGDTEGLQTLFISARDEPETDLLSQLDRCVAFIGRARAAGAAVLVHCHAGISRSVAVMTAYLMKTEQLSFEDAYGSLQTIKPEAKMNEGFEWQLKLYQTMGCEVDTSSAIYKQYRLQKVTEKYPELQNLPQEVFAVDPTLISQDLKNETLYKCRKCRRSLFRSSSILDHSEGSGPAAFAHKKMTPLIINTGNEAKCTSYFIEPVQWMESALLGVMDGPLLCPKCNAKLGSFNWYGEQCSCGRWMTPAFQIHKNRVDEMKTLSLLGSQARKT; this is encoded by the exons ATGGCGGCGCCCGAGTTGCTAGAGGTGCGGCCGGGCCTCTACCTAGGCGGGGCGGCTGCCAACGAGCGGAGCCGGCTAAGAGAGGCAGGCGTCACGGCCGTGTTGACGGTGGACACCGAGGAACCGGCTGGCGACACTGAGGGCCTACAGACTCTGTTTATATCGGCGCGGGACGAACCCGAGACGGACCTGCTCAGTCAGTTGGACCGCTGCGTCGCCTTCATCGGCCGGGCGCGCGCCGCCGGCGCCGCCGTGCTCGTGCACTG CCATGCAGGTATCAGTCGAAGTGTTGCTGTCATGACTGCTTACTTAATGAAGACTGAGCAGCTTTCTTTTGAAGATGCCTATGGCAGCCTGCAGACCATCAAGCCAGAGGCTAA AATGAACGAGGGCTTTGAGTGGCAGCTAAAGCTTTATCAAACAATGGGTTGTGAAGTGGACACCTCCAGTGCAATTTATAAGCAGTATCGTTTACAGAAAGTTACTGAGAAATATCCTG AATTACAGAATTTGCCACAGGAAGTTTTTGCTGTTGATCCAACTCTTATTTCCCaagatttgaaaaatgagaccctCTACAAATGTAGGAAGTGCag GCGTTCCTTATTTCGAAGTTCTAGTATTTTGGATCATAGTGAAGGAAGTGGACCAGCAGCCTTTGCTCATAAGAAAATGACACCTTTAATAATTAACACAGGGAATGAGGCTAAATGTACTTCTTATTTCATTGAACCTGTTCAGTGGATGGAATCTGCACTGTTGGGTGTGATGGATGGACCG ctCCTTTGCCCAAAATGCAATGCCAAGTTGGGTTCTTTCAACTGGTATGGTGAGCAGTGTTCCTGTGGTCGATGGATGACCCCTGCTTTTCAGATACATAAGAATAGAGTGGATGAAATGAAAACATTGTCCCTTCTTGGATCACAAGCAAGAAaaacataa